A region from the Palaemon carinicauda isolate YSFRI2023 chromosome 9, ASM3689809v2, whole genome shotgun sequence genome encodes:
- the LOC137646489 gene encoding uncharacterized protein → MRISSAHYPQSNGRAEAAVRTAKRTIQDNTRSDGSLDTDSFARAILQYRNTPLRDIDKSPAQLAMGRQLRDSVPMIKSYHKITEQWADIMIDREEKMGKHLRNVKFRHDSSAKRLRPLQAGTTVAVQNVVSKAWDRIAKVVEMKGDRQYVIKLDGSGRISTRNRKHLREIRVQDFPPPTRSLSPADTCGNPQPRRGTRKINPPSWHEDYIL, encoded by the coding sequence ATGAGAATATCCTCAGCCCATTACCCCCAATCCAACGGAAGGGCAGAGGCAGCAGTACGCACAGCAAAGAGAACCATTCAAGATAACACAAGAAGCGACGGAAGCCTCGACACAGATAGTTTTGCAAGAGCcattttgcaatatagaaatacgCCCCTAAGAGACATCGATAAATCGCCGGCACAGTTAGCCATGGGACGACAACTCAGGGACTCAGTCCCCATGATTAAAAGCTATCATAAGATAACAGAACAGTGGGCAGACATTATGATAGACAGAGAGGAGAAGATGGGTAAACACCTGAGAAATGTCAAGTTCCGTCATGATTCTAGTGCAAAGAGACTCCGCCCCTTGCAAGCGGGTACCACAGTAGCAGTGCAAAATGTTGTCTCTAAGGCCTGGGATCGTATTGCAAAGGTCGTTGAAATGAAAGGAGACCGCCAATATGTCATAAAACTAGATGGTAGTGGAAGAATATCAACGAGAAACAGAAAACATCTTCGGGAAATAAGAGTGCAGGATTTCCCCCCACCTACTCGTTCACTTTCCCCCGCTGACACGTGTGGCAACCCCCAACCCAGAAGAGGGACCAGGAAAATAAATCCTCCGAGTTGGCATGAagactatattttatga